One Streptomyces sp. NBC_00223 genomic window carries:
- a CDS encoding AraC family transcriptional regulator, translated as MSTTRQGAQGAVRVLLAHRERIAWHHHTFHQFIHPLRGVLQISTPAGDWIVPPHRAVWVPARTEHAHRAYGATDMRALEFDGPVDPLGSAQPSVLAVTPLLREAVAALTDDTGLTAGQRRNIERVVLDQLRRVDVLRVHLPLPDDPRLQDVMALLREDPAEPRTLAELGRAVGASERTLSRLLRDRTGMSFPQWRTQLRLHHALTLLAAGASVTETAVACGYSGPSPFIQVFRGAFGTTPGTYAREDATEGAAGPVRNGEAQVTSRD; from the coding sequence ATGTCCACAACCCGCCAAGGTGCCCAGGGCGCCGTCCGGGTGCTGCTCGCCCACCGGGAGCGCATCGCCTGGCACCACCACACGTTCCACCAGTTCATCCATCCGCTGCGCGGGGTGCTCCAGATCTCCACGCCCGCCGGCGACTGGATCGTTCCGCCGCACCGGGCGGTGTGGGTGCCCGCGCGGACCGAGCACGCCCACCGGGCGTACGGCGCGACCGACATGCGGGCCCTGGAGTTCGACGGCCCGGTCGACCCGCTGGGGTCGGCCCAGCCGTCCGTGCTCGCCGTCACCCCGCTGCTGCGGGAGGCGGTGGCGGCCCTCACCGACGACACCGGGCTGACCGCCGGCCAGCGCCGCAACATCGAGCGGGTCGTGCTCGACCAGCTGCGCCGGGTCGACGTGCTCAGGGTGCATCTGCCGCTCCCGGACGACCCGCGCCTCCAGGACGTCATGGCGCTGCTGCGCGAGGACCCCGCCGAACCCCGGACGCTCGCCGAACTCGGCCGGGCGGTCGGGGCGTCCGAACGCACGCTGAGCCGGCTGCTGCGCGACCGGACCGGGATGTCCTTCCCGCAGTGGCGCACCCAGCTGCGGCTGCATCACGCGCTCACCCTGCTCGCGGCGGGCGCCTCGGTCACGGAGACGGCCGTCGCCTGCGGCTACAGCGGGCCGAGCCCCTTCATCCAGGTCTTCCGCGGCGCCTTCGGCACGACCCCGGGCACCTACGCGCGCGAGGACGCGACCGAAGGGGCGGCCGGACCGGTCAGGAATGGAGAAGCACAGGTCACGAGCCGCGACTAG
- a CDS encoding MFS transporter gives MTQTSRPPEAPERAAVSGGSALRRMWLWATAHAVDDLYQGLVPACVPYFVLDRHYSYLAASGLTMAAALGSSVPQPFIGVLVDRHRLAWLASAGVATAGLGLGLSGLAHSYALVWTLILLSGLGVAMFHPAAGRGARETAGESTAAMSVFAAGGSVGFFLAPVLATPALVAHGVGATVFFIPPALLIAFVLIRHRPAAAPARAKAGTGTDRWGPFMVLTSIEVVRSVAFFGVITFIELFWIRHLHAGRLVAGTALAVFLVGGVAGTLLGGRIADRIGLVRTVQLGALLAVPMLVGLRVTPGAVAPLLFALLAGVALNIPFGVLVKLGQDYLPTRPGTAAGVTLGLAVSIGGLVAPALGVAAEAWGPQGVFTLLCALPPAALALGHFLSDPEG, from the coding sequence GTGACACAGACGTCCCGTCCCCCCGAAGCACCTGAACGCGCCGCCGTGAGCGGCGGGTCGGCCCTGCGGCGCATGTGGCTGTGGGCCACCGCGCACGCCGTCGACGACCTGTACCAGGGCCTGGTACCGGCCTGCGTGCCGTACTTCGTGCTCGACCGGCACTACAGCTATCTGGCGGCCTCCGGTCTGACGATGGCCGCCGCGCTGGGCAGTTCCGTGCCGCAGCCGTTCATCGGCGTCCTGGTCGACCGCCACCGGCTCGCGTGGCTCGCCTCGGCGGGTGTCGCGACCGCCGGTCTCGGCCTGGGCCTGTCGGGTCTCGCGCACTCCTACGCCCTGGTCTGGACGCTGATCCTGCTCTCGGGTCTCGGCGTGGCGATGTTCCACCCCGCCGCGGGCAGGGGCGCCCGGGAGACGGCCGGGGAGAGCACCGCGGCCATGAGCGTCTTCGCCGCGGGCGGCAGCGTCGGCTTCTTCCTCGCGCCCGTCCTGGCCACTCCGGCGCTGGTCGCGCACGGCGTCGGCGCGACCGTCTTCTTCATCCCGCCGGCCCTGCTGATCGCGTTCGTGCTGATCAGACACCGGCCCGCCGCCGCTCCCGCCCGGGCGAAGGCGGGCACCGGCACCGACCGGTGGGGCCCGTTCATGGTCCTGACCTCCATCGAGGTGGTCCGCTCGGTCGCCTTCTTCGGCGTCATCACCTTCATCGAGCTGTTCTGGATCAGGCATCTGCACGCCGGCCGGCTGGTCGCCGGTACGGCGCTGGCCGTGTTCCTCGTCGGCGGGGTGGCCGGCACGCTGCTCGGCGGGCGGATCGCCGACCGGATCGGCCTGGTGCGGACCGTCCAACTGGGCGCGCTGCTGGCCGTACCGATGCTCGTCGGCCTGCGGGTGACCCCGGGGGCGGTGGCGCCGCTGCTGTTCGCCCTGCTGGCCGGGGTCGCGCTCAACATCCCCTTCGGGGTGCTGGTCAAGCTGGGGCAGGACTATCTCCCCACCCGGCCCGGCACCGCCGCCGGGGTCACCCTGGGCCTGGCGGTCAGCATCGGCGGTCTGGTCGCGCCCGCCCTGGGCGTCGCGGCCGAGGCATGGGGCCCGCAGGGGGTGTTCACCCTGCTGTGCGCGCTGCCGCCGGCGGCACTCGCGCTGGGCCACTTCCTGTCCGACCCCGAGGGCTGA